In Streptomyces sp. NBC_01231, the sequence CTCGGCGAGCGCCGAGACCAGGGCCCGGCCCTTGTCGTCGTACGCCCGGTCACCGGTGCCGGCGTGCGCCTGGGCCAGGGCGCTGAGGAGATGACCGGTGGTGTGGCCGCGTAACTGGACGTCGGGCGCCTCCCATCCGCCGCAGGGTTGCGCCGAGGACGGCAGGCCGACGGTCAGACGGAAGGTGCGCAGGAGCCGGTCGGCGTCCACGAAGAGCAGATAGGCGCAGGTGCGGCGCATGTTGGCAAAAAAGGGACTGTCCAGGAGTCGGACCTCGGACAGGTCGAAGGGGGCCAGGGCGGGTCTGGTCCCGGGTCTGGCGGCGGCGGGGCGAGCGTCGGCGAGTGGGGTGGCGTGGGCAGCCGCGGCGGGTCCGACCCCGGTGACGGCCGCCGCGGTCGTGACGGCCGTGCCGGTGAAGAGGACCTGGCGGCGGGACGGACCGGTGGTTTCGCGGGGTGCTGGCAACGTGCCGGACTCCCTTCGGGGGCGGAGCAGCACGAAACGGCCAGCCCCACTTCGGCGCCGACGAGCGAAGAGCTGCGCCGCACGGGATTGAATCGTTTTATGGTGCAGCCGCAGACGTTAAGCTCGGCCATGACAGGCGTCAAGGCTTTTCACATGGCTTGATCGAAGCACTTGGGGGACCCGCCAAGAAAGTCCTGCACGCTCATTGACCCTCATCCCGCGCGCCTCTACGTTTCACCGCCATGAATCGATTCATCATTTCTGTGTGAGGGGTCGTAGTGATCAGTAGGAGGAACATCCTGACGGCTGCGGCGGCCGCGGCCGGCACGGCAGCCGCCACGGCCGCCGACGCCGGATCAGCGACGGCCGCACCGGCGTCCGCACCAGCCCGGGCGGGTACGCGACGCGGCGCCCTGCGCGTCACCGCTCCGACCGTCGAGTACGTTCGGCACCCCCTGGGCCTCGACGTACAGCACCCGCGCCTGAGCTGGCCGATGGCCTCGGACAAGCAGGGTGCGCGACAGAGCGCCTACCAGGTCCGCGTCGCCTCCAGCGCGGCGGCGCTGTCGCATCCTGATGTCTGGGACAGCGGAAAGGTCAGCTCCGGCGAGTCCGTCCTCGTTCCGTACGCGGGCCCCCAACTGAAGCCGCGGACACGGTATTTCTGGTCCGTGCGCGTATGGGACGCCGCGAACGACGCCTCCGGCTGGAGCCCGGCGGCGTGGTGGGAGACCGGCCTCATGGACGCTGCGCAGTGGTCCGCCGACTGGGTCTCCGCTCCCCCGGCTCTCACCGACGCGCCCTCGCTGGAGCGCAGTGCGTGGATCTGGTTCCCCGAGGGCGAACCGGCCAACAGCGCACCAGCGGTGACCCGTTGGTTCCGGCGCACCGTCGATCTCCCGGACGGGATCACGGCCGCGACCCTGGCCATCACCGCCGACAACGTCTACGCCGTCTCCGTGAACGGCACCGAGGTGGCCCGCACCGACCTGGCCACCGACCACGACGGCTGGCGCAGGCCGGCCGTCGTCGACGTCCTCGCTCAGGTGCGTTCCGGGAAGAACGCCCTCGCGGTCTCGGCCACCAACGCGACCGTGGGGCCCGCCGGCCTGGTCGCCGTCCTCACCCTTCGCACCGCATCCGGCGAACAGAGGATCGTCACCGACGCCTCCTGGAAGTCGACGGACGAGGAACCCGCCGCGGGCTGGCGCGAGGCCGACTTCGACGACACCGGCTGGCCGGCGGCCAAGGTGGCAGCCGCGTGGGGCGGCGGCCCCTGGGGGAGGGTCGTCCCGGTGTTGTACGCCGCCAACCAGCTGCGACACGAGTTCAGGCTCTCGCGCAAGAAGGTGTCCCGCGCCCGCCTGTACGCCACCGCTCTCGGCCTGTACGAAGCCCACCTCAACGGCCACCGTGTGGGCCGCGATCAGCTCGCTCCCGGCTGGACCGACTACCGCGAACGTGTCCAGTACCAGACGTACGACGTCACCACGCTGGTGCGGCCCGGAGCCAACGCCATCGGCGCGTACCTGGCGCCCGGCTGGTACGCGGGCAACGTCGGCATGTTCGGACCGCACCAGTACGGTGAACGCCCCGCGCTGCTGGCGCAGTTGGAGGTGGAGTACACCGACGGGACGAGTGAGCGCGTCACCTCGGGCACCGACTGGCGGGCCGCCTCCGGACCGATCGTCTCCGCCGACCTGCTGGGCGGCGAGACGTACGACGCACGCGAGGAGACCCCCGGCTGGACCTCACCCGGCTTCGACGACCGGACCTGGCTCGACGTCCGCGCCGCGGTCGAGGCGGCTCCCGAGAGAATCGTCGCCCAGGTGGACGGGCCGGTCCGGGTGGCCGAGGAACTCCCGGTCAAGGAGGTGACCGAACCCAGGCCGGGCGTCTTCGTCTTCGATCTGGGTCAGAACATGGTCGGCTCGGTACGGCTGCGTGTCTCGGGCGCCGCGGGAACGACCGTACGTCTGAGGCACGCCGAGGTCCTCAACCCGGACGGCACCCTCTACACCGCGAATCTGCGCACCGCCGCGGCCACCGACACGTACACCCTCAAGGGCGGCGGAGAGGAGACGTACGAGCCGCGCTTCACCTTCCACGGCTTTCGCTACGTCGAGGTGACCGGCTTCCCCGGCACCCCCTCGGCGAAGGCCGTGACCGGTCGCGTCATGCATACGTCCGCCCCCTTCACCTTCGAGTTCGAGACCGACGTCCCGATGCTCAACACGCTGCACAGAAACATCACTTGGGGGCAGCGCGGCAACTTCCTCTCCATCCCGACGGACACCCCCGCGCGCGACGAGCGCCTGGGGTGGACGGGCGACATCAACGTCTTCGCGCCCACGGCCGCGTACACGATGGAGTCGGCCCGCTTCCTCACCAAGTGGCTCGTGGACCTGCGCGACGCGCAGACCACGGAGGGCGCCTTCACGGACGTGGCACCGACGGTCGGGACGCTCGGCGACGGTGTCGCCGGATGGGGCGACGCGGGTGTCACGGTCCCCTGGGCCCTGTACCAGGCGTACGGGGACCGGCAGGTCCTGGAGGACTCCTGGCCGTCCATTCAGGCCTGGCTGACGTACCTGGAGGAGAACAGCGCCGACCTGCTGCGGCCGGCCGCCGGATACGGCGACTGGCTGAACGTCTCCGACGAGACCCCGGAGGACGTCGTCGCCACCGCCTACTTCGCGCACAGCGCCGATCTCGCGGCCCGGATCGCTCAGGCGCTCGACGAGGACTCCGCCCCCTACCTCGACCTCTTCGAGCGCGTCCGCGAGGCGTTCCAGAACGCCTACGTCACGGCCGCCGGCCGGGTGAAGGGTGACACGCAGACGGCCTATGTCCTCGCCCTGTCGATGAACCTGCTGCCGGATGCGCTGCGGAAGGCGGCGGCCGACCGTCTCGTCGCGCTGATCGAGGCCAAGGACTGGCACCTGTCGACGGGATTCCTCGGTGCGCCCCGGCTGCTGCCCGTCCTCACCGACACCGGCCACAACGACGTCGCCTACCGGCTGCTCCAGCAACGTTCCTTCCCCAGCTGGGGCTATCAGATCGACAAGGGCGCCACCACGATGTGGGAACGCTGGGACTCCATCCAGCCCGACGGAGCGTTCCAGACCCCGGACATGAACTCCTTCAACCACTACGCCTACGGCTCGGTGGGCGAGTGGATGTACACGAACATCGCCGGCATCGCGGCGGGCCGACCCGGCTACCGGGAGATCGTCATCCGCCCCCGCCCGGGCGGCGACGTCACCTCCGCCCGCGCCACGTTCGCCTCGGTCCACGGCCCGGTCTCCACACAGTGGCGGCAGAAGTCCGGCGGCTTCGTCCTCACCTGTGCCGTGCCGCCCAACACGACCGCCGAAGTGTGGATTCCCGCGGACGCGCCGGACGCGGTCACCCACACCCACGCGACGTTCCTGCGCGAGGAGGACGGCTGCGTGGTCTACCAGGTCGGATCCGGCAACCACCGCTTCGCAACGTAACGCGCCCGCAGGCCGGCCCGCGGCACGTCACCGGCGGGCCGGCCGTGGGAAGCGGCGTGTCCACACGAGATGCCCATGTACTCGACGGCCCGGTGGTACGGGGTGCGTGCCGCGCGCCTGTCCAGCGGACAGAATGCAATGCCCAACTGACTAGATCGCATCGCTCGCCCACTATCGGCGTCTCCTCACGGACAACCCACAGACCCCCCCTCCCCCCTCCTAGGTGACGCGAGAGGCGCCCGGGACCGACGGGACGTCTGCGCACGGTGTTTTGAGGAGAGGATCATTGATCCGTGCCCGGCGAATATGTGTGACCGCCGTGGCGGTGCTGGCGGCCCTGGCGGGCTCGCCCGGACTGGCACAGGCCGAACAGCCGCACGAATCGGGGCTGTTGAGCGCGACGGACGACAACCCCCTTCCGCCGGGGTGGCGGATCGGCGGGGAGGGCGGGGCGCGCGAGCTGGTCTGGCGTGCGCCGAAGGCCGTACCCATGGGGGATGCGCGAGTCGAGTTCCGTACCGGGGACCGGTTGCTCGGGGTGCCGAAGCCGGCGAGGGACGGGCGGACCTTCCGGCTCGCCCTCGGCGAGACGCGGCCCCAGCAGCTGACGGACCTTCAAGTGACGGCCGCGGGGCGTCGGCTGGACGCGACGGCCAAGGACACGCAGAGGTCCGGCTCGCGCGTGGCACGGATGCCCGCGCAGGCGCCGGCGAACGGCGTTGATCCGGGCGAACCCGGCTCGTACCGCACGGTCACCGGGGAGTACGACCTCGACCCGGTGCGCCTGCCCGGGTTCGACACCCCGGTGGAGATGACCGCCGAGGTGGTGGCGCCGAAGGGTGCCACCGGCAGTCGGCCGCTCGCGCTGTTCCTGCACGGCCGCCACAACACCTGCTACAAGCCGGGCTCCGAGGACGACGTGACCGGCGACTGGCCCTGTGCGGACGGCTACCAGCCGATCCCGAGCTACCTGGGCCATCTGCGCGACCAGCAACTGCTGGCCTCCCAGGGGTATGTGACGGTGTCGATCTCGGCGAACGGCATCAACGCCCAGGACGAGGAGACCGAGGACGCCGGCGCGCAGGCGCGTTCCTCGCTGGTACGGCAGCACCTCGCCCGCTGGGCCGACTGGACCGCCCATCGCTCCTCCGCCCCGGCCGTCGTACGCGAGGCGACGAAGGCGGACCTCTCCCAGGTCCTGCTCGTCGGCCACTCGCGCGGTGGCGAGGGCGTCAACCGGGCCGCCATGGACAGCCTCTACCCGCCGCCGGCCGCCGAGGACGGCTACCGGGGCCCGGTGCGCTGGAAGGTGCGCGGGACCGTGCTCATCGGACCGACGATCTTCGGCCAGAATCCAGTCGCCGACGTGCCGTCCGTGACGCTGTTGCCGGGCTGCGACGGCGACGTGTCGGACCTCCAGGGCGAGGACTTCGTCGACGGGACGCGCGGGATCAGCCGGGGCACGGCACTGCACAGCGCGGTCTACATGGTCGGCGCCAACCACAACTACTTCAACAGCGAGTGGACCCCGGGCGAGGCCGTCGCACCGGCCAGGGACGACTTCCGGGCCGACCCGGAGCAGCCGGACCCGGTGTGCACGCCGGGTGCCGCGACCCGGCTGACCGCCGCCCAGCAGCACAAGGCGGGCGCCACGTACATCGCCGCCGCGGCCCGGCTCTTCCTCGCCGGGGACGATCGGGTGCGTCCGCTGCTCGACGGTTCCGGCAAGCGGGCCCCGTCCGCGGACCCGGCCCGGGTGCTGACCCACGCGGTCGGCGGCCGCCGCAGCGGTGGTTTCCTGCCGGACGGCGGGGCGAAGGTGACCGGCGCCCGGCTGTGTTCGGCGATCGACCCCGACCCGGCCGTGGCCTGTCTGGACCCGGAGACCCCCGGATCGTCACCGCACTTCGCGTCCTGGGAGACGGACCAGGAGACCAGCCGCAGCGCGGTGGACCTGAAGTGGTCCGCGCCGGGCACGGCCGCCCGTATCACTCCGGCCGAGCCGCTCTCCCTGCGCGACTCCCAGAAGCTCGCGCTTCGGGTCTTCGTACCGCCGAACACGACCG encodes:
- a CDS encoding glycoside hydrolase family 78 protein; its protein translation is MISRRNILTAAAAAAGTAAATAADAGSATAAPASAPARAGTRRGALRVTAPTVEYVRHPLGLDVQHPRLSWPMASDKQGARQSAYQVRVASSAAALSHPDVWDSGKVSSGESVLVPYAGPQLKPRTRYFWSVRVWDAANDASGWSPAAWWETGLMDAAQWSADWVSAPPALTDAPSLERSAWIWFPEGEPANSAPAVTRWFRRTVDLPDGITAATLAITADNVYAVSVNGTEVARTDLATDHDGWRRPAVVDVLAQVRSGKNALAVSATNATVGPAGLVAVLTLRTASGEQRIVTDASWKSTDEEPAAGWREADFDDTGWPAAKVAAAWGGGPWGRVVPVLYAANQLRHEFRLSRKKVSRARLYATALGLYEAHLNGHRVGRDQLAPGWTDYRERVQYQTYDVTTLVRPGANAIGAYLAPGWYAGNVGMFGPHQYGERPALLAQLEVEYTDGTSERVTSGTDWRAASGPIVSADLLGGETYDAREETPGWTSPGFDDRTWLDVRAAVEAAPERIVAQVDGPVRVAEELPVKEVTEPRPGVFVFDLGQNMVGSVRLRVSGAAGTTVRLRHAEVLNPDGTLYTANLRTAAATDTYTLKGGGEETYEPRFTFHGFRYVEVTGFPGTPSAKAVTGRVMHTSAPFTFEFETDVPMLNTLHRNITWGQRGNFLSIPTDTPARDERLGWTGDINVFAPTAAYTMESARFLTKWLVDLRDAQTTEGAFTDVAPTVGTLGDGVAGWGDAGVTVPWALYQAYGDRQVLEDSWPSIQAWLTYLEENSADLLRPAAGYGDWLNVSDETPEDVVATAYFAHSADLAARIAQALDEDSAPYLDLFERVREAFQNAYVTAAGRVKGDTQTAYVLALSMNLLPDALRKAAADRLVALIEAKDWHLSTGFLGAPRLLPVLTDTGHNDVAYRLLQQRSFPSWGYQIDKGATTMWERWDSIQPDGAFQTPDMNSFNHYAYGSVGEWMYTNIAGIAAGRPGYREIVIRPRPGGDVTSARATFASVHGPVSTQWRQKSGGFVLTCAVPPNTTAEVWIPADAPDAVTHTHATFLREEDGCVVYQVGSGNHRFAT